In the genome of Vicia villosa cultivar HV-30 ecotype Madison, WI linkage group LG7, Vvil1.0, whole genome shotgun sequence, one region contains:
- the LOC131617445 gene encoding senescence associated gene 20-like: MPIIERDEHNKKLVTDLYKALVSKDTKTMQHLLASDLEWWFHGPPCHRHYLVSFLTGSSPSSSSSQKSLVPNLILCFGSVIVAEGYDEKSMMWWVHAWSISEGIITEVREYVNTSVTVTKLGFYPEDVVVGSSCRCIWKSKLCDASVPGLILTI, translated from the coding sequence ATGCCTATAATAGAGAGAGATGAACACAACAAGAAACTAGTAACTGACTTATACAAAGCCTTAGTTTCCAAAGACACAAAAACAATGCAACATCTTCTTGCCTCAGATTTAGAATGGTGGTTCCATGGTCCTCCATGCCATCGTCACTACTTAGTCTCTTTCCTCACAggctcatcaccatcatcatcatcatctcaaaAATCTCTAGTTCCTAATCTCATACTATGTTTTGGATCAGTGATTGTTGCTGAAGGGTATGATGAAAAAAGCATGATGTGGTGGGTTCATGCATGGTCTATTAGTGAGGGAATAATTACTGAAGTTAGAGAATATGTTAACACTTCGGTAACTGTTACTAAACTTGGTTTCTATCCAGAAGATGTTGTTGTTGGTTCAAGCTGTAGATGTATTTGGAAGAGTAAGCTTTGTGATGCTTCTGTTCCTGGACTCATTCTTACAATCTAG